One window from the genome of Methyloradius palustris encodes:
- a CDS encoding efflux RND transporter permease subunit, producing the protein MNFSAWSIRKPTPAILLFIILTAAGFVGFKALGVQNFPDFDLPTVTVTVNLPGATPSQLETTVTRIVEDSISGIGAVKHITSTVSDGNSTTLVEFELEKDLQEAVNDVRDAVTRVRPQLPADVQEPIISRVNTPGGALMTFSIHTDYMDEADLSWFVDNTVSKTLLPVKGVGKVTRLGGITREVAIRLDPLKLQAMNVTASELSSQLVSVQQEAPGGRGNLGGMEQTMRTIGNVNSIEAIAAMTIPLSDGRKIRLDEVATIKDGMAERRQIALLDGKPIISFQVFRARGASEISVAKAVRAAVAKLMEDNPRIKIDEISNTVRPVEVSYKVSMDALYEGALLAVLVVWLFLRDWRATFVSAIALPLSVIPTFAVMSMLGFTLNVITLLALTLMVGILVDDAIVEVENIVRHLRMGKPPFQAALEAADEIGLAVIATSLTLVAVFLPTAFMSGIPGKFFKQFGWTAAIAVLTSLIVARLLTPMMAAYLLKDQPAHKEDGTVMKRYLEAVRWCLTHPVLTSVATAIFFIASIALVSRLPSSFLPAGDTAQTTVTVESQPGSTIEQTMALAEQARRLIQPIKEVENIYTSIGTGTSAGSGASTTGDVRKATLTATLASIGERKRTQQQIEKEIRTKLNQIPGARISIGYGGNGEKLTVVLAGDDAALLQDTAQKVTSDLRTLPNLGNITSSASLLRPEIVIRPNFAKAAEYGVTAQAIGQAVRVATTGDYDVSLPKLNLPERQIPIRMMLEQNARDNLETVKQLRVKSSNGTIPLQNVADVTINGGPAQIDRYDRRRNITISIELQGRPLGDVTKEVNQLKSLQKLPAGVHRVASGDTERQAELFGGFLLAMVAGVFCVYGVMVLLFNDFLQPFTVLAALPLAVGGALGLLALLGYSLSLPSLIGLIMLMGIVTKNSILLVEYAITARRDHGLDRTAAIIDACHKRSRPILMTTIAMIAGMLPMALGLEGDSSFRAPMAMAVIGGLMTSTILSLLVIPVVFEIVDELKVRLVKRFSGKSVQQVKAIEA; encoded by the coding sequence ATGAATTTCTCTGCATGGTCTATACGCAAGCCTACGCCGGCCATCTTGCTGTTTATTATTCTCACCGCAGCTGGTTTTGTTGGCTTTAAAGCGCTTGGGGTACAGAATTTCCCTGACTTTGATTTACCCACCGTAACCGTGACCGTTAACTTGCCCGGTGCCACACCGTCGCAGCTTGAAACGACGGTCACTCGCATCGTCGAAGATTCGATTTCTGGCATAGGCGCAGTCAAGCACATCACCTCAACCGTGAGCGATGGCAACAGCACCACACTGGTGGAATTCGAGCTGGAAAAAGACCTGCAAGAAGCGGTGAATGACGTACGTGATGCAGTGACGCGTGTAAGGCCGCAATTGCCTGCGGACGTGCAAGAACCCATCATCTCCCGCGTCAATACACCAGGCGGCGCCTTGATGACCTTTTCCATCCATACCGATTATATGGATGAGGCCGATCTCTCGTGGTTCGTGGATAACACGGTCAGCAAAACCCTATTGCCTGTTAAAGGCGTAGGCAAAGTAACGCGGCTGGGCGGTATTACGCGCGAAGTGGCGATTCGTCTGGACCCCTTGAAACTGCAGGCCATGAACGTCACCGCCAGCGAGCTTTCCAGCCAGTTGGTGAGCGTCCAGCAAGAAGCACCAGGTGGACGCGGCAATCTTGGCGGTATGGAGCAAACCATGCGCACCATCGGTAATGTGAACAGCATCGAAGCCATTGCAGCAATGACTATTCCGTTGAGTGATGGCCGCAAAATCAGGCTTGATGAAGTAGCAACCATCAAAGATGGCATGGCTGAGCGGCGCCAGATTGCCTTACTCGATGGCAAACCCATCATAAGTTTCCAGGTATTTCGCGCACGTGGCGCCAGTGAAATTTCTGTCGCTAAGGCCGTACGTGCGGCCGTTGCTAAGCTGATGGAAGATAATCCGCGCATCAAGATTGATGAAATCAGCAATACCGTGCGGCCAGTAGAAGTCTCATACAAAGTCTCCATGGATGCGTTGTACGAAGGCGCATTGCTGGCTGTGCTTGTTGTCTGGCTGTTTTTGCGCGATTGGCGCGCGACTTTTGTCTCTGCCATTGCGCTGCCTTTATCCGTGATTCCCACGTTCGCCGTGATGAGCATGCTTGGTTTCACGCTTAATGTGATTACCTTGCTGGCGCTTACCCTGATGGTGGGGATTCTGGTAGATGACGCGATTGTCGAGGTAGAAAATATCGTGCGCCATTTGCGCATGGGTAAACCGCCGTTTCAGGCAGCACTCGAGGCCGCTGATGAGATTGGGCTTGCCGTCATCGCCACCTCACTCACTTTGGTTGCCGTGTTTCTACCGACGGCATTCATGAGCGGTATTCCTGGTAAATTCTTCAAGCAGTTCGGCTGGACTGCTGCTATTGCCGTACTCACTTCATTAATTGTCGCGCGCCTACTCACGCCCATGATGGCGGCCTATTTACTCAAAGACCAGCCAGCCCACAAAGAAGATGGCACTGTCATGAAGCGCTATTTAGAGGCTGTACGCTGGTGCCTGACGCATCCCGTTTTGACTTCTGTAGCCACTGCAATATTTTTTATCGCATCGATCGCCTTAGTCAGCCGTTTGCCTTCGAGCTTTTTACCAGCCGGCGATACCGCCCAAACCACTGTGACTGTTGAGTCACAACCTGGTAGCACCATTGAGCAAACCATGGCCTTGGCCGAACAGGCACGGCGACTGATCCAGCCGATTAAAGAGGTGGAGAACATCTACACCTCTATCGGCACAGGCACTAGCGCAGGTAGCGGCGCAAGCACCACTGGCGATGTACGCAAAGCCACACTGACTGCCACACTTGCCAGCATTGGCGAACGTAAACGCACGCAACAACAGATTGAAAAAGAAATCCGCACTAAGCTCAATCAAATCCCCGGCGCACGTATTTCGATAGGCTATGGCGGCAACGGTGAAAAACTCACCGTGGTGCTTGCAGGCGATGATGCCGCTTTGTTACAAGATACCGCGCAAAAAGTCACCAGCGACTTACGCACCCTACCTAATCTCGGCAACATCACTTCTTCTGCCAGCCTGTTGCGGCCTGAAATCGTGATTCGTCCCAACTTTGCCAAAGCCGCTGAATACGGCGTTACCGCACAAGCCATCGGCCAGGCAGTACGTGTAGCAACGACTGGCGATTATGATGTCTCACTACCCAAACTCAATCTGCCCGAACGGCAAATCCCCATCCGCATGATGCTGGAACAAAATGCGCGCGATAATCTTGAGACCGTAAAACAGCTACGCGTAAAAAGCAGCAACGGTACTATCCCATTACAGAACGTCGCAGATGTCACCATCAATGGTGGCCCAGCGCAGATAGATCGCTACGACCGCAGACGCAACATCACCATCAGCATCGAGTTACAAGGCAGGCCACTAGGTGACGTTACTAAAGAGGTGAATCAGCTTAAATCGCTACAAAAATTACCTGCAGGCGTGCATCGCGTAGCTTCAGGTGATACTGAGCGCCAGGCTGAGTTATTTGGTGGTTTCTTGTTGGCAATGGTCGCTGGGGTGTTCTGCGTGTATGGGGTGATGGTGCTGCTATTTAACGACTTTTTACAGCCTTTTACCGTGCTGGCAGCCTTGCCATTGGCTGTAGGTGGCGCACTTGGCTTGCTTGCCCTGCTTGGTTACAGCCTGTCTTTGCCTTCGCTCATTGGGCTGATTATGCTGATGGGCATCGTCACCAAAAACTCCATCCTATTGGTGGAATATGCGATTACAGCGCGCCGTGATCATGGCCTTGATCGTACAGCCGCTATTATCGATGCCTGCCACAAACGCTCACGCCCTATTTTGATGACCACCATTGCCATGATTGCCGGCATGCTGCCCATGGCGCTTGGTCTTGAGGGCGACTCCAGCTTCCGCGCACCGATGGCGATGGCGGTGATTGGTGGCTTAATGACGTCAACAATATTGAGCTTGCTGGTAATCCCAGTGGTATTTGAGATTGTGGATGAATTAAAGGTGCGGCTGGTCAAGCGTTTTTCTGGCAAATCAGTTCAGCAAGTAAAAGCTATAGAAGCTTAA
- a CDS encoding TAXI family TRAP transporter solute-binding subunit has product MTPIKTFIQPFQILFNKISALYGKSFIWSIIVVLGISLFVCVLVFTFFNSAAPTTLTIVSGPDGSIFRKTADKYKVILEKQGIKVKIIPSDGSSDNLDILMNPKIKVDVGFVQGGSLEDKTDKPENLLSLGSISYQPLMIFYRGEPKTLISEFKGKRIDIGEDGSGTHSLAIALLKANGINTDDSKYLIEKYPGNAVRALLDNHIDAIFVMGDSASLELIQKLIQTPGIQLFNFVQADAYARRIKYLNKIQIPEGALDLGKNIPENDISLIAPTVELIARDTLHPALSDMLLEAAKEVHGTAGLTRKAGEFPSPVEHEFKISPDAARYYASGKSFLYRNFPFWMASLINRMLAVIVPIALLLIPSLRIAPAVYRWHMQSRIYPWYKALLELERDAFSAKADESKREALIKQLDYIEASVNKIKIPATFGDLFYGLRGHISFVRQRLLAEQQTVDT; this is encoded by the coding sequence ATGACACCTATCAAAACATTCATACAACCATTCCAGATTCTGTTCAACAAGATCAGTGCGCTTTATGGCAAAAGCTTTATCTGGTCGATTATTGTGGTACTTGGCATTAGCCTGTTTGTCTGTGTACTGGTATTTACCTTTTTCAATTCTGCAGCGCCTACTACTTTGACGATAGTAAGCGGCCCTGATGGCAGTATTTTCAGAAAAACGGCTGATAAATACAAAGTGATTCTGGAAAAACAGGGCATCAAAGTCAAAATTATTCCGTCGGATGGCTCCAGTGATAATCTGGACATTCTGATGAACCCGAAAATCAAGGTAGATGTTGGTTTTGTACAAGGCGGTTCGCTAGAAGATAAGACCGATAAACCAGAAAACCTGTTATCTCTAGGCAGTATTTCTTACCAGCCGTTGATGATTTTTTATCGCGGAGAACCAAAAACCCTGATTTCTGAGTTTAAAGGTAAGCGTATTGATATTGGCGAAGATGGAAGTGGTACGCATTCGCTGGCCATTGCCTTATTAAAAGCCAATGGCATTAATACGGATGATAGCAAATACCTGATAGAAAAATATCCAGGCAACGCTGTGCGTGCCTTACTAGATAACCATATCGATGCTATTTTTGTGATGGGTGATTCAGCCTCGCTAGAATTAATCCAGAAGTTGATACAAACTCCGGGCATTCAGTTGTTTAACTTTGTGCAGGCCGATGCATATGCGCGCCGCATCAAATATTTGAATAAGATCCAGATACCAGAAGGGGCGCTTGACCTAGGTAAAAATATCCCAGAAAACGACATTTCCCTGATTGCGCCAACGGTGGAATTAATTGCTAGAGATACTTTGCATCCCGCCCTGTCTGACATGTTGCTAGAGGCTGCAAAAGAGGTACACGGTACAGCGGGTTTAACAAGAAAAGCAGGCGAATTCCCTTCGCCTGTAGAGCATGAGTTTAAGATCAGCCCAGATGCAGCGCGCTATTATGCTTCTGGTAAAAGCTTTTTGTACCGTAACTTTCCATTCTGGATGGCAAGCCTGATTAACCGCATGTTGGCAGTAATTGTGCCCATAGCCTTGTTATTAATACCAAGCTTGAGAATCGCACCAGCAGTTTATCGTTGGCACATGCAATCGCGGATTTATCCTTGGTATAAAGCTTTGCTAGAGCTTGAGCGTGATGCATTTTCTGCCAAGGCGGATGAAAGCAAACGCGAGGCATTAATAAAGCAACTGGATTACATTGAAGCATCGGTGAACAAGATCAAAATCCCTGCGACATTTGGTGATTTGTTTTATGGCTTGCGTGGCCACATTAGCTTTGTACGCCAGCGCTTACTTGCCGAACAACAAACAGTGGATACGTAA
- a CDS encoding aminotransferase class I/II-fold pyridoxal phosphate-dependent enzyme: MSRKLSRWTQLVQPDFSQKTSLKSLTTPVERASTVVFDTVEKLRKRDWLDKNQYTYGLLGTPTTRKLEEQLAMIDGVPHAMLLPSGLSAISTTLLALLKSGDRVLMPSNSYEPGLTFLRSLQSQFHVELDFYDPAHPENLVIKENTKLLWIETPGSVTMEVADLPALAKIAHAHGVLVAIDATWAAGIALPAFELGADIVIQALTKYQSGGSDVMMGSITVESDSIYQQLREMQIKLGLGVSPEDCHLILRSLPHYPLRYRVQDQSARTIAAKLQQQPLIEAVLHPALPGAPGHNIWARDFSAAASLFSIVFKPEITQVQIDRFVESLQLFHLGFSWGGAVSLAIPYLRNQMHAGYAYEGCLVRFYIGLEDTQDLITDLEQAFQTLDN; encoded by the coding sequence ATGTCTCGAAAACTATCCCGCTGGACACAACTGGTTCAACCAGACTTTTCACAAAAAACATCATTAAAAAGCCTGACTACGCCTGTGGAACGCGCTTCTACCGTGGTGTTTGATACCGTAGAAAAGCTGCGCAAACGCGACTGGCTTGATAAAAATCAATATACCTACGGTTTGTTAGGCACCCCCACCACGCGCAAACTGGAAGAACAACTAGCCATGATTGATGGTGTACCTCACGCCATGTTATTACCTTCTGGGTTATCCGCCATCAGTACCACCCTGCTCGCCTTGCTGAAATCTGGTGACCGCGTTTTGATGCCCAGTAATAGCTATGAGCCCGGGCTTACTTTTTTACGTAGCCTGCAATCACAGTTTCACGTGGAACTTGATTTTTATGATCCTGCGCACCCTGAAAACCTGGTGATTAAGGAAAATACCAAGCTACTTTGGATTGAAACTCCAGGCTCGGTCACGATGGAAGTGGCGGATTTACCTGCTTTAGCAAAGATTGCCCATGCGCATGGCGTATTGGTCGCGATTGATGCTACTTGGGCTGCAGGCATTGCCTTGCCTGCTTTTGAGCTGGGTGCGGATATCGTTATTCAAGCCCTGACCAAATACCAGTCTGGTGGTAGCGATGTGATGATGGGTAGCATCACGGTAGAGAGTGACTCCATCTATCAGCAACTGCGCGAAATGCAGATCAAGCTTGGCTTGGGTGTTAGCCCTGAAGATTGCCATTTGATTTTACGCAGCCTGCCGCACTACCCATTGCGCTACCGCGTGCAAGACCAGTCAGCACGTACGATTGCAGCAAAGCTACAACAGCAACCCCTGATTGAAGCAGTACTGCACCCCGCTCTGCCTGGCGCGCCTGGCCATAACATTTGGGCAAGAGACTTCAGTGCTGCAGCCAGCTTGTTTTCAATCGTGTTTAAGCCTGAAATTACCCAGGTGCAGATAGATCGTTTTGTTGAATCATTGCAGTTATTTCATTTAGGCTTTAGTTGGGGTGGCGCTGTAAGCTTGGCTATTCCCTACTTGCGGAACCAAATGCATGCTGGTTATGCCTATGAAGGGTGCTTGGTCAGGTTTTATATTGGGCTTGAAGACACTCAAGATTTAATCACTGATCTGGAACAAGCTTTTCAAACTTTGGACAACTAG
- a CDS encoding dienelactone hydrolase family protein, producing the protein MKLSEFGLKPIDVQNSVVETQPEGFTRRGFIMTSLAVGFAVATQPVMADTIVTDSSGLVAGEVSIPVSDGKIPAYRAMPAKPGKYPVILVSQEIFGVHEHIKDMCRRFAKLGYYAIASELFARQGDVSKMTDIGEILSTVVAKVPDDQVMSDLDATLAFAKASGSANGEKVGIVGYCWGGRTTWLYAKHNPAVKAGVAYYGLLDGMKSDIKANDPVDIAGTLKVPVLGLYAGNDSMITAPAIDKMQAGISKSGSGSEIIVFPGVNHGFNADYRPTYDKTAATYAWKLTRDWLKDHGV; encoded by the coding sequence ATGAAACTATCCGAATTTGGTCTTAAACCGATTGATGTTCAAAATTCAGTTGTAGAAACCCAGCCAGAGGGCTTTACCCGCCGTGGTTTTATCATGACCTCACTGGCAGTTGGTTTTGCCGTGGCGACGCAACCTGTGATGGCAGATACGATTGTCACTGACAGCAGCGGCCTAGTGGCTGGTGAAGTGAGTATTCCTGTGAGCGATGGCAAAATCCCGGCTTACCGCGCCATGCCAGCAAAGCCTGGTAAATACCCCGTGATATTAGTCTCACAAGAGATTTTTGGTGTGCATGAGCATATCAAAGATATGTGCCGCCGCTTTGCCAAGCTGGGTTACTACGCCATTGCGTCTGAGCTCTTTGCACGTCAGGGTGATGTTTCTAAGATGACGGATATTGGTGAAATACTCTCTACCGTGGTGGCTAAAGTCCCTGATGACCAAGTGATGTCTGACCTTGATGCCACATTGGCTTTTGCTAAAGCGAGCGGCTCTGCGAATGGCGAAAAGGTCGGCATCGTAGGCTACTGCTGGGGTGGCCGCACCACTTGGTTGTATGCCAAACATAATCCAGCGGTAAAAGCAGGCGTTGCCTATTACGGCCTGTTAGACGGCATGAAAAGTGACATCAAGGCCAACGACCCGGTCGATATCGCTGGAACACTAAAAGTACCTGTATTAGGCTTGTATGCGGGTAATGACTCTATGATCACCGCTCCTGCCATCGATAAAATGCAGGCTGGTATCAGCAAATCTGGAAGTGGCTCTGAGATTATTGTGTTCCCTGGCGTCAATCATGGCTTTAATGCCGATTACCGCCCGACTTATGATAAAACCGCAGCCACTTATGCTTGGAAACTCACGCGTGACTGGTTGAAAGACCACGGCGTTTAA
- a CDS encoding DUF427 domain-containing protein, translating into MAQATWNGQVIANSDEFEMVENNVYFPRSAIKSEFFKESAHTTICSWKGVAHYFDVVVNGKTNANAAWYYPEPKEAAKNITGYVAFWKGVEVTK; encoded by the coding sequence ATGGCACAAGCAACATGGAACGGTCAGGTAATCGCAAATAGTGATGAGTTTGAGATGGTTGAAAATAATGTGTATTTCCCCAGATCAGCGATCAAGAGTGAGTTCTTTAAAGAAAGCGCGCATACCACCATATGCAGCTGGAAAGGCGTAGCCCATTATTTTGATGTAGTCGTGAATGGCAAAACCAACGCAAATGCAGCTTGGTATTATCCAGAGCCCAAAGAAGCAGCGAAGAACATCACTGGCTACGTGGCATTCTGGAAGGGTGTCGAAGTCACTAAGTAA
- a CDS encoding HDOD domain-containing protein has translation MSRYGSIYGLYKRLFNNPKISAVTISLPPPLVEKPEQALHIDTNETAPSADVSSAQYELVDTLFYRWLFPHHLPTLNAKETEILGILDETLHSDQLSSQLVKRMPGLIPQVLQTLKNENFSVTDVAKKLSQDIVLVEAVTRLASAAMKNSREEVKSIEQAVVILGQNGLRQLITSVAFKPIINISDGAFTKTCGPILWKHSEASAAINRKMAIASSTNPLDAFLAGLMQYIGLIVALRIVDQMTNSLDAIGSPEFYDGLIRTSKKLTCKIAKEWQFPETLIQALEDSPVSALGETLRLSDYLSKLLLLSKNKQLQDNETELIEIPEHLIQFC, from the coding sequence GTGAGTAGATACGGTAGCATTTATGGGCTATATAAACGCCTATTCAACAACCCCAAAATCAGTGCCGTTACTATTAGCTTGCCACCGCCTTTAGTCGAAAAGCCTGAACAGGCGCTCCACATAGACACAAATGAAACAGCGCCATCAGCCGATGTTTCATCTGCACAGTATGAATTAGTCGATACGTTGTTTTATCGATGGCTGTTTCCCCATCATTTACCCACATTAAATGCAAAAGAAACAGAAATCTTGGGCATCTTGGACGAAACCTTGCATTCTGACCAACTCAGTTCGCAACTGGTTAAAAGAATGCCAGGCTTGATACCGCAGGTTTTGCAGACCTTAAAAAATGAAAACTTTTCTGTGACAGATGTCGCAAAAAAACTCTCACAAGACATCGTGCTTGTAGAAGCAGTCACACGACTGGCTAGTGCAGCAATGAAAAATTCGCGAGAAGAAGTCAAAAGCATAGAGCAGGCAGTAGTGATTCTTGGCCAAAATGGCTTACGTCAATTGATTACGAGCGTGGCATTTAAGCCGATTATCAATATAAGCGATGGTGCCTTTACAAAAACTTGTGGGCCCATACTATGGAAACACTCTGAAGCCTCTGCTGCCATCAACCGAAAAATGGCCATCGCATCTTCAACGAATCCGCTTGATGCGTTTCTTGCGGGCCTCATGCAATACATCGGTTTAATTGTTGCTCTGCGTATCGTGGACCAGATGACCAACAGCCTTGATGCTATCGGCTCACCTGAATTTTATGATGGCTTGATTCGTACTTCTAAAAAGCTCACCTGCAAAATTGCGAAAGAATGGCAATTTCCTGAAACATTGATACAGGCATTAGAGGATTCACCTGTTTCAGCGCTGGGAGAAACGCTAAGGCTTAGTGATTACCTCAGTAAGCTCCTGTTACTCTCCAAAAATAAGCAGCTTCAGGATAACGAAACAGAATTAATCGAGATTCCAGAGCACTTAATCCAATTTTGTTAA
- a CDS encoding DUF2789 domain-containing protein, with amino-acid sequence MDSLMHTMPNLFDQLGLPSDEASISQFIATHSPLPHGLPLADAAFWTDSQKAFLRDEILNDADWAEVIDMLNAALHI; translated from the coding sequence ATGGATAGCCTCATGCACACCATGCCAAATCTGTTTGATCAACTCGGTTTGCCCTCTGACGAAGCTTCGATCAGCCAGTTTATTGCAACCCATAGCCCTCTGCCGCACGGTTTGCCATTGGCAGATGCCGCTTTCTGGACAGATTCGCAGAAGGCATTTCTCAGGGACGAGATTCTGAACGATGCTGATTGGGCAGAGGTGATTGATATGCTTAATGCAGCGCTGCATATCTAA
- a CDS encoding efflux RND transporter periplasmic adaptor subunit, giving the protein MKYLSLDLKFTSASIQAFLISTLAINLVACGAKSPSAEAAKAQPVIAVELVSPSTKDWQEQITASGNVAAWQEATIGVEVGGVKLDSVLVNVGDQVRKGQLLAQFNEDSLRTDLAQQEAAVALAEANLGKANSEYDRAKLLETTGSISQQDITQYQTTAATASANLASAKALRDASLLKIRYAKIIAPDDGVISSRTATVGAVGTVGSELFKLIRNNRLEWRAEVDAENLGRIQSGKAVTLLRPDGKQVIGSVRQLAPTIDSNTRYGLVYVDLPAHSGLTAGMYVKGLFSTGVKPALTVPESTIMFRDGNNYVMKIDAENRAHQIKVTTGRRQDQQIEISNNLSVDDKLILSGASFVNDGDLVSVSANTSINKDGAQ; this is encoded by the coding sequence ATGAAGTATCTTTCACTAGATTTAAAATTCACCAGCGCATCAATACAAGCGTTTTTAATCTCAACGCTAGCAATCAACCTCGTAGCTTGCGGCGCGAAATCCCCAAGTGCTGAAGCAGCAAAGGCACAACCTGTGATTGCGGTTGAGCTTGTTTCGCCATCAACTAAAGATTGGCAAGAGCAGATTACCGCGAGCGGCAATGTTGCGGCCTGGCAAGAAGCCACGATTGGCGTTGAAGTAGGCGGTGTAAAGCTGGATAGCGTGTTGGTGAACGTGGGCGACCAGGTACGCAAAGGCCAGTTGCTGGCGCAGTTTAATGAAGATTCATTGCGCACTGACCTGGCACAACAAGAGGCTGCAGTTGCATTGGCTGAGGCCAATTTAGGCAAAGCCAATAGCGAATATGACCGCGCCAAACTACTTGAAACCACAGGCTCTATCAGCCAGCAGGATATTACCCAGTACCAAACCACTGCCGCGACAGCAAGCGCGAATCTGGCATCTGCTAAGGCTTTGCGCGATGCGTCATTACTCAAAATTCGCTATGCCAAAATCATTGCGCCAGATGATGGCGTGATTTCTTCACGCACCGCCACGGTTGGCGCGGTTGGTACTGTGGGCAGTGAACTGTTCAAGCTGATCCGCAATAACCGCCTGGAATGGCGTGCCGAAGTAGATGCTGAAAATCTGGGGCGCATACAATCGGGCAAGGCCGTCACACTGTTGCGCCCTGATGGCAAGCAAGTGATAGGGTCAGTACGCCAGCTTGCCCCTACCATTGATAGCAACACACGCTATGGGTTGGTCTATGTTGATTTGCCCGCCCACAGTGGGTTAACTGCAGGCATGTATGTCAAAGGCTTATTTTCTACTGGTGTTAAGCCCGCCTTAACAGTGCCTGAATCAACCATTATGTTTCGCGATGGTAATAATTACGTGATGAAAATAGATGCTGAAAACCGCGCGCACCAGATCAAGGTAACAACTGGCAGGCGGCAAGATCAGCAAATTGAAATCAGTAACAACCTGAGTGTAGATGACAAGCTAATTCTTTCTGGCGCAAGCTTTGTGAATGATGGTGATTTAGTGTCAGTAAGTGCTAACACCAGCATCAATAAAGACGGAGCTCAGTAA
- a CDS encoding cupin domain-containing protein, whose translation MSKIVVEHQPSVSRLETLGVSKWPTWQKEVSVFPWFFPEQEIAYILEGECVITPEGGEPVKFGKGDLVTFPAEMSASWEVVQPLHKHYQLDGSFIGRIARRVKRALKL comes from the coding sequence ATGTCCAAGATTGTCGTCGAGCATCAACCATCTGTGAGCCGTTTAGAAACCTTAGGTGTTAGCAAATGGCCTACCTGGCAAAAAGAAGTATCAGTATTCCCTTGGTTTTTCCCAGAGCAGGAAATTGCTTATATTCTTGAAGGCGAATGCGTGATTACGCCAGAGGGTGGCGAGCCAGTAAAGTTTGGCAAGGGCGATCTGGTGACTTTCCCGGCAGAGATGTCAGCCAGCTGGGAAGTGGTGCAACCATTGCACAAACATTATCAGTTAGATGGTAGCTTTATTGGCAGAATTGCGCGCCGCGTTAAACGTGCTTTAAAACTCTAG
- a CDS encoding OmpH family outer membrane protein — protein MKKLLPCLLILAFTSITAVAKADVTKMGYVQIDKIMQSPISLEAGKKLQNEFSPRNADLDKLKKQIADKQASMDKDLATMSETDRRKRSQELSTMQIDFERKQRELSEDFNQRKNEEMSNLQDRVNKAVATVAANEGYDLIFYGSAAYVGKDADITDKIIKAINATNP, from the coding sequence TTGAAAAAATTACTCCCCTGCCTCTTGATACTTGCATTCACATCAATCACTGCGGTTGCCAAAGCAGATGTCACCAAAATGGGTTACGTGCAGATTGATAAAATCATGCAATCACCTATCTCTTTAGAGGCAGGTAAAAAGCTGCAAAACGAATTTAGTCCGCGCAATGCAGACCTGGATAAACTCAAAAAACAGATTGCAGATAAACAAGCCAGTATGGATAAAGATCTAGCCACCATGTCTGAAACTGACCGCCGCAAGAGATCGCAAGAATTAAGCACGATGCAGATTGATTTTGAGCGCAAGCAAAGAGAGCTCTCTGAAGATTTTAACCAGAGAAAAAACGAGGAAATGTCTAACCTGCAAGACCGCGTGAATAAAGCGGTAGCAACAGTCGCCGCCAACGAAGGTTACGACCTGATCTTTTATGGCAGCGCTGCTTACGTAGGTAAAGATGCCGACATTACCGACAAAATTATCAAAGCTATTAACGCCACTAATCCTTAA